From the Limosilactobacillus panis genome, one window contains:
- the parE gene encoding DNA topoisomerase IV subunit B, producing MTTKKVKYDESSIQVLKGLEAVRKRPGMYIGSTDARGLHHLVYEIVDNAVDEALSGYGDEINVTIEADNSITVQDHGRGMPVGMHASGKPTPEVIMTVLHAGGKFGQADGYKTSGGLHGVGASVVNALSTHLTLTIVRDHVRYQEKFKNGGQPVGTLKKLGKTREQSGTTVSFKPDPTIFTTTVYDYNTLANRLRESAFLLKGIKIVLTDKRAGQEKQDVFQYKDGIQEFVSYLNEGKDTLGKIMYFDGKDQGVEVEVAAQYNDGYSETLLSFVNNVRTPDGGTHEAGFRSAWTKTFNEYAKRVGLLKNNDKNLEGSDVREGLTAVISVRIPERLLQFEGQTKDKLGTPEARKIVDTIVSEQLNYALMENGDFAQMLIRKSLKAREAREAARKARNQARGGKRKSRKERNLSGKLTPAQSKNAQKNELFLVEGDSAGGSAKQGRDRKFQAILPLRGKVLNTEKAKLDDVLKNEELNTIIYTVGAGAGSEFDVKDANYDKIIIMTDADDDGAHIQILLLTFFYKYMRPMIEAGKIYIALPPLYRLQQGRGAKTKITYAWTNEELTKLTKKMGKTAQLQRFKGLGEMNADQLWETTMNPATRTLIRVRIEDAELAERRVTTLMGNKVEPRREWIENNVQFTLSDDQESDKLVASKKHLNK from the coding sequence GTGACCACGAAAAAGGTTAAATACGATGAATCGTCTATTCAAGTGTTAAAAGGGCTTGAAGCTGTCCGTAAGCGCCCTGGAATGTATATTGGTTCAACAGACGCGCGGGGACTCCATCACCTGGTGTATGAAATCGTTGATAACGCCGTTGACGAAGCCTTATCAGGCTACGGTGATGAGATTAACGTAACGATTGAGGCAGATAATTCAATTACCGTCCAGGACCATGGTCGGGGGATGCCCGTGGGGATGCACGCTTCAGGGAAACCTACTCCGGAAGTCATTATGACGGTTCTCCATGCCGGGGGAAAGTTTGGTCAGGCGGATGGTTATAAGACCTCTGGTGGCCTCCATGGGGTTGGTGCATCGGTTGTTAATGCACTCTCCACGCATTTAACGTTAACGATTGTTCGCGACCATGTCCGTTACCAAGAGAAATTTAAGAATGGTGGTCAACCAGTCGGAACGCTGAAAAAACTTGGTAAAACCCGGGAGCAAAGTGGGACAACTGTTTCGTTTAAACCAGACCCGACAATCTTCACCACGACGGTTTACGACTACAATACCCTTGCTAACCGTTTGCGGGAATCAGCCTTCCTTTTGAAAGGAATCAAAATTGTTTTGACCGATAAGCGGGCAGGACAAGAAAAGCAGGACGTTTTCCAGTACAAGGATGGTATTCAAGAGTTTGTTTCCTACCTTAATGAAGGGAAGGACACCCTGGGAAAGATCATGTACTTTGACGGTAAAGACCAGGGGGTTGAAGTAGAAGTGGCTGCCCAGTATAACGATGGCTACTCTGAGACCCTCCTTTCATTTGTTAACAACGTCCGGACGCCGGATGGTGGTACCCATGAAGCGGGTTTTAGAAGTGCGTGGACCAAAACCTTCAACGAGTATGCGAAGCGGGTCGGTCTGTTAAAGAACAACGATAAAAACCTGGAGGGGAGCGATGTCCGGGAAGGACTCACGGCCGTTATCTCTGTGCGGATTCCAGAACGATTATTGCAATTTGAAGGACAGACCAAGGATAAGCTTGGTACGCCAGAAGCCCGCAAGATTGTTGATACAATTGTCAGTGAGCAGCTGAACTACGCCCTAATGGAAAATGGCGACTTTGCCCAAATGCTGATTCGGAAGTCTCTGAAAGCTCGTGAAGCACGTGAGGCCGCCCGTAAAGCTCGTAACCAGGCCCGGGGCGGCAAAAGAAAGAGCCGCAAGGAACGTAACCTTTCTGGCAAGTTAACGCCAGCCCAGTCCAAGAACGCCCAGAAGAATGAACTCTTCTTAGTCGAAGGGGATTCAGCCGGTGGCTCCGCTAAGCAGGGCCGGGATCGCAAGTTCCAGGCAATTTTGCCATTACGGGGCAAGGTCCTGAATACCGAAAAAGCAAAGTTAGATGACGTCTTAAAGAACGAAGAGTTAAATACCATCATCTATACAGTTGGTGCCGGCGCTGGTTCAGAGTTTGATGTTAAGGATGCGAACTATGATAAGATCATCATCATGACCGATGCCGATGACGATGGAGCCCACATCCAGATTCTTCTTCTCACTTTCTTTTATAAGTACATGCGGCCAATGATTGAAGCCGGCAAGATTTATATCGCATTACCACCCCTTTACCGTCTTCAGCAGGGGCGGGGAGCAAAGACGAAAATTACCTATGCCTGGACAAACGAAGAGCTTACTAAGTTGACCAAGAAAATGGGTAAGACTGCCCAACTGCAACGTTTCAAAGGGCTCGGTGAAATGAACGCGGACCAACTCTGGGAAACGACCATGAACCCTGCCACCCGGACGTTGATCAGGGTCCGAATTGAAGATGCTGAACTAGCCGAACGGCGGGTCACAACCTTGATGGGGAATAAGGTTGAGCCCCGGCGGGAGTGGATTGAAAACAATGTTCAATTTACCCTTAGTGATGACCAAGAATCCGATAAACTAGTTGCCAGCAAGAAGCATTTGAATAAGTAA
- the parC gene encoding DNA topoisomerase IV subunit A: MRDAKIETMSLEKLMGERFGRYSKSIIQERALPDIRDGLKPVQRRILYAMNKDGNTYDKGFRKSAKSVGNVMGNFHPHGDSSIYEALVRLSQNWKLREPLVEMHGNNGSMDGDPAAAMRYTEARLSKIAGLMLQDIDKDTVEMTLNFDDTEKEPVVLPARIPNLLVNGATGISAGYATEIPTHNLSEVFNALIYLLRHPNASLEKLMEFIPGPDFPTGGIVQGIDGIKKAYKTGRGRVVVRAKTTIETLRGGRQQINVTEIPYEVNKAQLVKRINDLRLAKRVEGIVEARDETDRSGLRIAIELKRNANAEGILNYLLKNTDLQINYNFNMVAIDNQRPMRVGLKHILTSYLAFQREVVRRRTNYNLQKAQHRLHIVEGLIKALSILDQVIKTIRASKNRQDAKQNLVKKYDFTAEQAEAIVTLQLYRLTNTDVTELEKEQAHLNKLITEYQLILGDDDELAKVVEREMKAIKKEFGNPRRTKIEDRVQKLEIDTKVTVANEDVVVLVSHAGYIKRSSLRSFKASSLDENGLREDDYPLLVEQTNTLAHLFMFTNLGHVIYRPVHELADVRWKDTGEHISQTIGLAENEEIIKAMVFDRLDLPGTLIFATSDGQVKQSAYQDYQPGSRYKSHASMAIKLKSKDAQVVSVNYYEPANENRSLLAISREGYAVRFDVADVPVTGLRTAGVRAINLKDDDELVDLAVVADGQRIASITQRGAFKEMPVDEIAVGARARRGELVLHRLKTHPHRIADFTAYDADFTGHFEVITDRPLFQDVAVSDHHLGSIKSNGTFVIDTETQGIPVKLRVKQANILNDPEQQSLLK; this comes from the coding sequence GTGAGAGACGCAAAAATTGAGACAATGTCGCTCGAAAAGTTGATGGGGGAGCGGTTTGGTCGCTATTCCAAATCAATTATCCAGGAGCGGGCACTGCCGGATATTCGCGATGGGCTTAAGCCAGTTCAGCGGCGGATCCTATACGCAATGAACAAGGATGGTAATACTTATGACAAGGGCTTTCGAAAGTCAGCAAAGTCGGTCGGTAACGTCATGGGTAATTTTCACCCCCACGGTGACAGCTCAATATATGAAGCCTTAGTCCGCCTAAGTCAGAATTGGAAACTACGTGAACCACTGGTCGAAATGCACGGGAACAACGGGTCAATGGACGGGGACCCTGCTGCGGCAATGCGTTATACCGAAGCGCGTTTGAGCAAAATTGCGGGACTGATGCTGCAAGACATTGATAAGGACACGGTCGAAATGACCCTGAACTTTGATGATACCGAAAAGGAACCGGTTGTCCTCCCAGCCCGGATTCCTAACCTGCTCGTTAATGGGGCAACGGGGATTTCGGCAGGGTACGCAACCGAAATTCCCACCCACAACCTGAGCGAAGTTTTTAATGCCTTAATTTACCTCTTGAGGCACCCAAACGCGAGCCTCGAGAAATTGATGGAATTCATCCCGGGTCCAGACTTCCCCACTGGTGGGATTGTCCAGGGGATTGACGGGATAAAGAAGGCTTACAAGACTGGTCGGGGCAGGGTTGTTGTCCGTGCCAAGACGACGATTGAGACCCTCCGTGGTGGTCGTCAGCAGATCAACGTCACCGAGATCCCTTACGAAGTTAACAAGGCTCAACTAGTTAAGCGAATTAACGACCTCCGCCTGGCCAAAAGGGTCGAGGGGATTGTCGAAGCCCGTGATGAGACTGACCGGAGTGGCCTGCGGATTGCCATTGAGCTGAAACGGAACGCTAATGCCGAGGGGATTCTTAACTACCTCCTGAAAAACACCGATTTGCAGATTAACTACAACTTTAACATGGTGGCCATCGATAACCAACGGCCAATGCGGGTCGGGTTAAAGCATATTCTGACGTCATACCTTGCCTTTCAAAGGGAAGTTGTTCGGCGGCGTACCAACTACAACCTGCAGAAGGCCCAACACCGCCTCCACATCGTCGAAGGGTTAATTAAGGCCCTCTCAATCCTCGACCAGGTAATAAAGACGATTCGGGCTAGCAAAAACCGGCAGGATGCTAAACAGAACTTGGTTAAAAAATATGACTTCACTGCGGAACAGGCTGAGGCAATCGTTACCTTGCAACTGTACCGTTTGACTAATACAGACGTAACTGAGCTCGAGAAGGAACAGGCCCACTTAAATAAGTTAATTACAGAATACCAGTTGATCTTGGGTGATGATGACGAGCTCGCCAAGGTGGTTGAGCGCGAGATGAAGGCAATTAAGAAGGAATTCGGCAACCCCCGGCGGACCAAGATTGAAGACCGGGTACAAAAGTTGGAGATTGACACGAAGGTTACCGTTGCAAACGAGGACGTGGTTGTTCTTGTATCCCATGCTGGTTACATCAAGCGGTCTAGTTTGCGGTCATTCAAGGCCTCATCACTAGATGAAAATGGTCTCCGGGAAGATGACTACCCGTTACTAGTTGAACAGACTAACACCTTGGCCCACCTCTTTATGTTCACGAATCTCGGTCACGTGATTTACCGACCAGTTCATGAATTGGCTGACGTTCGCTGGAAGGACACTGGTGAACACATTTCACAGACAATTGGGCTAGCAGAAAACGAAGAGATTATTAAGGCCATGGTATTTGATCGTTTAGACCTACCGGGAACCCTAATTTTTGCCACTAGTGATGGCCAGGTTAAGCAGTCTGCCTACCAGGACTACCAGCCTGGTTCACGCTACAAAAGTCATGCTAGCATGGCAATCAAGCTCAAGAGCAAGGATGCTCAAGTAGTCAGTGTTAACTACTACGAACCGGCAAATGAGAACCGTTCGCTGCTGGCAATCAGTCGCGAAGGTTACGCGGTCCGCTTTGATGTTGCGGATGTTCCAGTTACTGGCTTGCGAACTGCTGGGGTACGGGCAATTAACCTTAAGGATGACGATGAATTAGTCGATCTTGCAGTCGTTGCTGATGGACAGCGGATTGCCTCAATAACCCAACGGGGGGCCTTCAAGGAAATGCCAGTTGACGAGATTGCCGTTGGTGCTCGTGCCCGCCGGGGTGAACTTGTCCTGCACCGGCTCAAGACTCATCCGCACCGGATTGCTGACTTTACTGCCTATGATGCTGACTTTACGGGTCACTTTGAAGTGATTACAGACCGACCGCTCTTCCAGGACGTTGCCGTTAGTGACCACCACCTGGGGTCCATCAAGTCAAACGGCACCTTCGTTATTGACACCGAGACCCAGGGAATTCCAGTTAAGCTTCGCGTCAAGCAGGCAAATATTTTAAACGATCCAGAACAACAATCACTCCTGAAATGA
- a CDS encoding DUF1836 domain-containing protein has product MGIVERQVQPIVGTFCLPRYDELPKMGLYLDQVVQYINSYFPEAMGIKVTNTMVSSYVKRGLLNHPQRRQYDRNQVASLFIITVSRQGLSLHEIQALLRIQEERQNVEDGYNYFCAALELALRQSFFPGDQGERIEIPDSEEKRLIDRLVRMISCRVYLRVYLNQVQENHNS; this is encoded by the coding sequence ATGGGAATTGTTGAGCGGCAAGTTCAGCCAATTGTGGGGACCTTTTGCCTTCCCCGTTATGATGAGTTACCCAAGATGGGCCTATACCTTGACCAGGTGGTCCAATACATCAACAGCTACTTTCCTGAAGCAATGGGGATAAAGGTGACTAATACAATGGTTAGTAGCTATGTTAAGCGTGGTTTGCTTAATCATCCCCAGCGACGGCAGTACGATCGTAATCAGGTGGCAAGCCTGTTTATAATTACCGTTAGCCGTCAGGGCCTTTCCCTTCATGAAATTCAGGCCCTCCTTCGTATTCAAGAGGAGCGTCAAAACGTTGAGGACGGTTACAACTATTTCTGTGCTGCCCTTGAGTTGGCCCTGAGACAGTCATTCTTTCCTGGTGATCAGGGGGAAAGAATTGAAATCCCGGATAGCGAGGAGAAACGATTGATTGATCGACTAGTCCGGATGATAAGCTGTCGCGTATACTTGCGGGTTTACCTTAACCAGGTCCAGGAGAACCATAACTCTTAA
- a CDS encoding NUDIX hydrolase, translating to MAYIVDLRSLVGHMPLILTSASGALVNEDGAVLLQARADTGDWGFPGGYMEFGEQFADTVQREFKEDAGLTVKPVRLLKILDNDQYTYPNGDAVQPVNAFYLVRRATDQHFPVKPSETVTTHYFALQGRPPRFFNHQHEKMWAILNEYWTENHNVNNNADENYLS from the coding sequence ATGGCGTACATTGTAGATTTACGGTCACTAGTTGGTCATATGCCACTGATTTTAACAAGTGCCTCCGGAGCACTTGTAAATGAAGACGGTGCCGTCCTGCTCCAGGCCCGGGCCGATACCGGCGATTGGGGTTTCCCGGGTGGTTACATGGAATTTGGCGAACAGTTTGCGGATACTGTCCAACGCGAATTTAAGGAGGACGCGGGACTCACTGTTAAGCCGGTCCGTCTCCTAAAAATCCTGGATAATGACCAATATACTTATCCGAATGGGGATGCTGTGCAGCCAGTCAATGCCTTTTACCTTGTTCGCCGGGCTACTGACCAGCATTTTCCAGTTAAACCGAGCGAGACGGTTACAACACATTACTTTGCCCTGCAAGGACGACCACCGCGTTTCTTTAACCATCAGCATGAAAAAATGTGGGCAATTTTGAATGAATACTGGACAGAGAATCATAATGTTAATAATAATGCGGACGAGAACTATTTATCGTGA
- a CDS encoding manganese-dependent inorganic pyrophosphatase, protein MEKELVFGHQKPDTDAITAAMAFSYYQNQLGYETEAVALDEPNAETQYALKKFGMKAPRVIKTAANEVDKVMLVDHNEPQQSVSDIDKVTVTHLVDHHRIANFNTAQPLWATCRPYGCVSTILTEMFQQKHIDIPANLAGMMLSAIISDTLLLNSPTTTDHDREAVKYLAKVAGVDDYNKYGVAMLKAGADVDAKSDADIVDGDAKTFELGGTKMRIGQVNAVELDDVFKRQADLEKKMHELMDANGYQLFILIATNILNSDSELLVVGDNTDKVEKAFGHKLDANKRMNLPGVVSRKKQVVPPLTDAFEG, encoded by the coding sequence ATGGAAAAAGAATTAGTCTTTGGACATCAAAAGCCAGATACAGATGCAATCACTGCGGCAATGGCTTTTTCATACTACCAAAACCAATTGGGCTATGAAACGGAAGCGGTTGCCCTTGATGAGCCAAACGCCGAAACGCAATACGCTCTTAAGAAATTTGGCATGAAGGCTCCACGGGTTATTAAGACCGCTGCTAATGAAGTCGACAAGGTAATGCTGGTTGACCACAACGAACCACAACAAAGTGTTAGTGACATCGACAAGGTTACGGTTACCCACCTTGTTGACCACCACCGGATTGCGAACTTCAACACTGCTCAACCACTGTGGGCAACTTGCCGCCCATACGGTTGTGTTTCAACGATTTTGACGGAAATGTTCCAACAAAAGCACATTGACATTCCTGCTAACTTGGCGGGGATGATGCTTTCTGCAATTATTTCTGATACCCTGTTGCTTAACTCCCCAACCACAACGGACCACGACCGTGAGGCTGTTAAGTACTTAGCTAAGGTTGCTGGGGTTGACGACTACAATAAGTATGGTGTTGCCATGCTGAAGGCGGGTGCTGATGTTGATGCCAAGTCTGATGCCGACATCGTTGATGGTGATGCTAAGACCTTCGAACTTGGTGGTACCAAGATGCGGATTGGTCAAGTAAACGCGGTTGAACTTGATGATGTCTTCAAGCGCCAAGCCGACCTTGAAAAGAAGATGCACGAACTGATGGATGCAAATGGTTACCAACTGTTCATCCTGATTGCCACTAACATTCTTAACAGCGACTCCGAACTGTTGGTTGTTGGTGATAACACTGACAAGGTTGAAAAAGCATTTGGTCACAAGCTTGACGCTAACAAGCGGATGAATCTGCCGGGCGTTGTTTCACGTAAGAAGCAGGTCGTTCCTCCATTGACAGATGCCTTTGAAGGCTAA